The following proteins are encoded in a genomic region of Oncorhynchus kisutch isolate 150728-3 linkage group LG6, Okis_V2, whole genome shotgun sequence:
- the LOC109892729 gene encoding C2 domain-containing protein 2 isoform X3, producing MPGSEINLSNADLGEFDSESLPSNSGLGDLPWLCMVTLFIASIITLILYLVQYFYSDLRIQMPEQNNAGSGEADVLLGWALSLNSWKSQWRGAWCRALNDESTKSGCPVQLILEEDGLESSELVVGQVSSFKKSASQKAARCKVVGDKLQFSLSASPSAMSPGDPCRYSVKISPLELQLDLQMREAEGQVQVVWGVCHLETWDLQLSPSFTQDHATGPGVAAVKDRLRQLLCAVRPSIMLSCRPAQATEVKEARNEVTSPPKPPRAHDWKLLVKNIRVTCKEQEDGAAGSLNPLCVLQLDDPPQKLSTSVLQNTASPAWDQPFIFELNGRSKELKIQLLDDGKPQENSLLGQVSVPFDLVKKQPKGQQTFTLMTKDQVTGSLTAELTYLKPSEVRSWQSPTPAPTKRVEMDRTVMPCGTVVTTITAVKSKPGRPLLPGLNITQQTPSNPPSGTKSKVSGRRVSGQPSVLGIMGSKALSSSDTELLMLNGTDPVAEAAIRQLHESAKQKLKSPVKKSTIIISGVTKTPLSQDDEMALMAGYAAAMDASMSEGGSQEIAVATASVVKASSKPLEVSSDPQEGPSGVAQAQAQQAPEDLECQAGQGTDQDPDKTSMSLCISESGSKKSREETNQK from the exons ATGCCTGGCTCAGAAATTAATCTTTCAAATGCTGATTTGGGAGAATTTGACTCAGAAAGTCTCCCTTCAAACTCCGGTTTGGGAGACTTGCCATGGCTTTGCATGGTTACGCTGTTCATTGCCTCCATCATTACATTGATACTGTATCTAGTACAGTATTTTTACAGCGATCTACGGATACAGATGCCTGAGCAAAACAATGCTGGTTCTGGGGAAGCGGACGTTCTGTTGGGATGGGCACTTTCACTGAACAGTTGGAAAAGTCAATGGAGAGGGGCTTGGTGCAGAGCTTTGAATGACGAATCGACGAAGTCTGGG TGCCCAGTGCAACTAATATTAGAAGAGGACGGCCTCGAGTCATCAGAACTGGTGGTTGGCCAAGTGTCCAGCTTCAAGAAGTCTGCTAGTCAGAAG GCTGCACGATGCAAGGTGGTCGGGGACAAGCTTCAGTTCTCCCTCAGTGCTTCACCATCAGCCATGTCTCCAGGAGATCCCTGTAGGTACAGCGTAAAGATATCTCCACTTGAACTGCAG TTGGACTTGCAGATGAGGGAGGCTGAAGGGCAGGTCCAGGTGGTCTGGGGGGTGTGCCATCTCGAGACTTGGGACCTGCAGCTCAGCCCCAGCTTCACACAG GACCATGCCACAGGCCCCGGTGTGGCTGCAGTAAAGGACAGGCTGAGACAGCTGCTGTGTGCGGTGCGTCCCTCCATTATGCTGAGTTGCAGGCCTGCTCAGGCCACAGAGGTCAAG GAGGCCCGTAACGAGGTGACATCACCGCCCAAGCCCCCCCGCGCTCACGACTGGAAGCTCCTGGTAAAGAATATCCGGGTAACGTGTAAGGAGCAGGAGGATGGTGCTGCAG GCAGTCTGAATCCCCTGTGTGTGCTGCAGCTAGATGACCCTCCACAGAAACTCTCCACTTCAGTCCTACAGAACACAGCCAGTCCAGCCTGGGACCAGCCCTTTATCTT TGAGCTGAATGGACGATCAAAAGAGCTGAAAATTCAGCTGCTTGATGATGGGAAACCGCAGGAGA ACTCCTTACTGGGTCAAGTGTCTGTGCCTTTTGATCTGGTGAAGAAGCAGCCCAAAGGACAGCAAACATTTACACTCATGACCAAAGATCAAGTGACAGGGTCACTTACTGCGGAG CTGACCTACCTGAAACCCAGTGAGGTGCGGTCGTGGCAGTCCCCTACTCCAGCCCCCACTAAGAGAGTGGAGATGGACCGCACGGTCATGCCCTGCGGTACTGTGGTCACCACAATCACTGCAGTGAAGAGTAAACCAGGTCGACCACTACTGCCTGGACTAAATATAACCCAGC AGACCCCCTCCAATCCTCCCAGCGGCACCAAGTCCAAGGTGTCAGGACGAAGGGTGTCGGGGCAGCCGTCCGTGCTGGGGATCATGGGGAGCAAGGCCTTGTCCTCCTCCGACACAGAACTACTCATGCTCAACGGGACCGACCCCGTGGCCGAGGCTGCCATCCGCCAACTCCACGAGTCCGCCAAGCAGAAGCTCAAGTCCCCGGTCAAGAAGAGCACCATCATCATCTCAGGAGTGACCAAG actcctctctctcaggATGATGAGATGGCTCTGATGGCGGGCTATGCTGCTGCGATGGATGCCTCTATGTCGGAGGGGGGATCTCAGGAGATCGCTGTGGCAACTGCATCAGTAGTAAAAGCCAGTAGCAAACCCCTGGAGGTGTCGTCAGACCCCCAGGAGGGCCCCAGTGGAGTGGCCCAGGCTCAAGCCCAGCAGGCCCCGGAGGACTTGGAGTGCCAAGCAGGACAGGGCACAGACCAAGATCCAGACAAAACCTCCATGTCACTATGCATCTCAGAGTCTGGATCCAAAAAGAGCAGAG AGGAAACTAATCAGAAATGA
- the LOC109892726 gene encoding zinc finger and BTB domain-containing protein 21 gives MESLVHYSNPSHGLSVLGVLNEQRLRGQLCDTVLVVGDQRYQAHRSVLAASSEYFQSLFTRRESEPHKVIQLDFCEPDAFEIVLNYIYSSSLFVDRGSLAAIQELGYSLGIHFLTNIMSTRPHVSYCVSRKRLSFSEDDNDIQLRSVIVRQSRRGDAPGAGCYGPNDQGEQTQASGHRKPNESARNTASNPRKSAEATGEGSDSKPISSYASILKGKTSHTGSSVRPQLTSSVSFSESPTVMLQSDLSTKEEEEEQRLYRSKPQFQGQVGEPSQTIDRSGPLIKSLLRRSLSMDSPIPVFSPTLELNKLQGREQSVVKMVENTEEEIQTEHKQSVKVVPSLLLKSRHHSRHDKDETPGKEFHVKTEPSSPLSDPSEIIRITVGDSLPVNIKNNEINFDQDPTKPFSKLPGKRRVRRDNRRYPFKKSKGVNEHDFSCEDDDDNMSESVPHNSNMDDWTDDPRKSKMFKCWICLKVFRSNAGLHRHVNMYHNPDKPYACDICHKRFHTNFKVWTHCQTQHGVVQNPASSSSSFELDEKFQRKLIDIVREREIKKALLMKLRRNKQGSQSQVFAKKGGLRSKSNLICPYCGKLFVFLYQFKQHLKTHPAERDNQETERESGLCQKDQPSQRDNTDTEVYSCRLCNEKLSSLFEQGDHERGCRHATVCPYCGLRFSSPAVKKEHEAHCKYKKLTCLECMRTFKSSFSIWRHQVEVHNHNIMTVKEQLSHQEENNGEVSDHLGRPLHTQESVGVGSSREDIIDSDSSGPPMLDSEDSSSFVPEDLNASQCHNEHHGELTVKDEPIEEAVSEREDMTSGASVEPEEPGVWPCEKCGKLFGGHKDLERHQELLCHIKPFICHICNKAFRTNFRLWSHFQSHMSTSDEPGTREVDDRRPLSPSPSPPPAVTHATGCPAPQVFPPKPMEADSVVAKAVVAKEKEKPGSSSSMPRTKRPEMDRSHSSPLPKMDSVDNSLTPQESETLFYHAPTLSALTFKRQYMCKLCHRTFKTAFSLWSHEKSHSHI, from the coding sequence ATGGAGAGTCTGGTGCACTACAGTAATCCATCCCATGGCCTCTCTGTGCTGGGGGTGCTCAATGAGCAGCGCCTGAGGGGGCAGCTCTGTGACACAGTCTTGGTTGTGGGGGATCAGCGGTACCAGGCCCACAGGAGTGTGCTCGCCGCTAGCAGTGAGTATTTCCAATCACTGTTCACAAGAAGGGAGTCTGAGCCCCACAAAGTGATACAGCTGGACTTCTGTGAGCCTGATGCCTTTGAGATAGTACTGAATTACATATACTCATCCTCCCTCTTCGTGGACAGAGGCAGCCTGGCAGCCATCCAGGAGCTGGGCTACAGTCTAGGAATCCATTTTCTAACCAACATTATGTCAACAAGGCCGCATGTGTCCTACTGCGTCTCCAGAAAAAGGCTGTCCTTCTCAGAGGACGATAACGACATCCAGCTGAGGAGTGTCATTGTGCGCCAGAGCCGAAGGGGTGATGCTCCCGGGGCCGGATGCTATGGTCCAAATGATCAAGGAGAACAGACTCAAGCTTCAGGACACAGGAAACCAAACGAATCAGCCAGGAACACTGCATCCAATCCCAGAAAATCAGCTGAAGCAACTGGTGAGGGTTCTGATAGCAAGCCCATCAGTTCATATGCCTCCATCTTAAAGGGGAAGACATCACACACAGGGTCATCAGTAAGGCCACAGCTCACCTCCTCAGTCTCCTTCAGTGAATCTCCAACAGTCATGTTACAGTCTGATCTAAGCactaaagaagaggaggaggagcagaggctcTACAGATCCAAACCACAATTTCAGGGCCAGGTAGGGGAGCCTAGTCAGACCATTGACAGGAGTGGCCCACTCATAAAAAGCCTGCTGCGCAGGTCCTTATCCATGGACAGTCCCATCCCAGTCTTCTCCCCCACACTGGAGCTCAATAAACTGCAAGGCCGAGAACAGTCTGTTGTTAAGATGGTGGAAAATACAGAGGAAGAGATTCAGACAGAGCACAAACAAAGTGTGAAAGTAGTTCCGTCACTTCTTCTCAAGTCAAGGCACCACAGTAGGCATGATAAAGATGAAACTCCAGGAAAGGAGTTCCATGTGAAGACCGAGCCTAGCAGCCCACTGTCTGACCCCTCTGAGATCATTAGGATCACAGTTGGGGATTCTCTACCAGTTAACATCAAAAACAATGAAATTAATTTTGACCAAGACCCTACTAAGCCATTTTCTAAACTCCCTGGAAAGAGAAGGGTGAGGAGAGACAATCGAAGGTACCCATTCAAAAAGTCTAAAGGGGTGAACGAACATGATTTCTCATGTGAAGATGACGATGACAATATGTCAGAATCTGTACCTCACAACTCCAACATGGATGACTGGACTGATGATCCCAGGAAGAGCAAGATGTTTAAATGCTGGATCTGTTTGAAAGTGTTCAGATCCAATGCTGGATTGCACCGTCATGTTAACATGTATCACAACCCAGATAAGCCATATGCTTGTGACATCTGCCACAAACGCTTCCACACTAACTTCAAAGTCTGGACCCACTGCCAAACCCAGCATGGAGTGGTACAAAACCCTGCTTCATCCTCTAGCTCATTTGAGCTGGATGAGAAGTTTCAGAGGAAGCTGATTGATATTGTGcgggagagagaaataaagaaagcCTTGCTCATGAAGCTGAGGAGAAATAAGCAGGGTTCGCAGTCTCAGGTGTTTGCCAAAAAAGGTGGCCTGAGGTCCAAGTCAAATTTGATATGCCCTTACTGTGGGaaattgtttgtgtttctctaTCAATTCAAGCAGCATTTGAAGACACACCCTGCGGAGAGAGACAAccaagagactgagagagagagcggtctcTGCCAAAAGGaccagcccagtcagagagacaacacagacacagaggttTACTCCTGCAGGCTCTGCAATGAGAAGCTGTCCTCTCTCTTTGAGCAGGGAGACCACGAGAGGGGCTGTCGACACGCAACCGTGTGCCCGTACTGTGGCCTCCGATTCTCCAGCCCAGCGGTTAAAAAAGAGCATGAAGCACACTGCAAGTACAAGAAACTGACCTGCCTGGAGTGCATGAGGACCTTCAAGTCTTCCTTCAGCATATGGAGACACCAGGTGGAGGTTCACAACCACAACATTATGACTGTTAAGGAGCAGCTGAGCCATCAAGAGGAGAACAATGGAGAGGTATCTGACCACCTTGGAAGGCCTCTCCATACCCAGGAGTCTGTGGGAGTGGGGAGCTCTAGAGAGGACATCATCGACAGTGACTCCTCAGGTCCTCCTATGTTGGACTCTGAGGATTCTTCATCATTTGTGCCCGAGGACCTGAATGCTAGCCAGTGTCACAACGAACATCACGGCGAGCTGACCGTGAAGGATGAGCCCATTGAGGAGGCCGTGAGCGAGAGGGAGGACATGACGTCTGGGGCCTCCGTCGAACCTGAGGAGCCAGGCGTGTGGCCATGCGAAAAATGTGGCAAGCTCTTTGGTGGCCACAAAGACCTGGAGCGTCACCAGGAGCTGCTGTGCCACATCAAACCCTTCATCTGTCACATCTGCAACAAGGCCTTCAGGACCAACTTCCGCCTTTGGAGCCACTTCCAGTCCCACATGTCAACCTCCGACGAACCTGGAACGAGAGAGGTTGATGACAGGCGCCctttgtctccctccccctcaccaccCCCAGCGGTCACACATGCAACTGGATGTCCTGCCCCACAAGTTTTTCCACCTAAACCAATGGAGGCAGATTCAGTGGTAGCTAAAGCTGTGGTAGCAAAAGAGAAGGAGAAGCCTGGGAGCTCATCGTCAATGCCCAGGACCAAGAGGCCAGAGATGGACAGATCACACAGTAGCCCCCTACCCAAGATGGATAGTGTGGATAATTCCCTCACCCCTCAGGAATCAGAAACCCTTTTTTACCACGCCCCCACTCTCTCTGCCCTCACATTTAAGAGGCAGTACATGTGTAAGCTCTGCCACAGAACATTCAAGACTGCCTTTAGTCTTTGGAGCCACGAGAAGAGCCATAGTCACATTTAA
- the LOC109892729 gene encoding C2 domain-containing protein 2 isoform X1, with protein MPGSEINLSNADLGEFDSESLPSNSGLGDLPWLCMVTLFIASIITLILYLVQYFYSDLRIQMPEQNNAGSGEADVLLGWALSLNSWKSQWRGAWCRALNDESTKSGCPVQLILEEDGLESSELVVGQVSSFKKSASQKAARCKVVGDKLQFSLSASPSAMSPGDPCRYSVKISPLELQLDLQMREAEGQVQVVWGVCHLETWDLQLSPSFTQDHATGPGVAAVKDRLRQLLCAVRPSIMLSCRPAQATEVKEARNEVTSPPKPPRAHDWKLLVKNIRVTCKEQEDGAAGSLNPLCVLQLDDPPQKLSTSVLQNTASPAWDQPFIFELNGRSKELKIQLLDDGKPQENSLLGQVSVPFDLVKKQPKGQQTFTLMTKDQVTGSLTAELTYLKPSEVRSWQSPTPAPTKRVEMDRTVMPCGTVVTTITAVKSKPGRPLLPGLNITQQTPSNPPSGTKSKVSGRRVSGQPSVLGIMGSKALSSSDTELLMLNGTDPVAEAAIRQLHESAKQKLKSPVKKSTIIISGVTKTPLSQDDEMALMAGYAAAMDASMSEGGSQEIAVATASVVKASSKPLEVSSDPQEGPSGVAQAQAQQAPEDLECQAGQGTDQDPDKTSMSLCISESGSKKSRGGSFLHRSAKLFFRRRRQCKDPGMSQSHNDLVYLEQPVTVDREKRTSTFSRMLNRKLLPTSKSTANGSTTTQTVTPVPTPGEQHAA; from the exons ATGCCTGGCTCAGAAATTAATCTTTCAAATGCTGATTTGGGAGAATTTGACTCAGAAAGTCTCCCTTCAAACTCCGGTTTGGGAGACTTGCCATGGCTTTGCATGGTTACGCTGTTCATTGCCTCCATCATTACATTGATACTGTATCTAGTACAGTATTTTTACAGCGATCTACGGATACAGATGCCTGAGCAAAACAATGCTGGTTCTGGGGAAGCGGACGTTCTGTTGGGATGGGCACTTTCACTGAACAGTTGGAAAAGTCAATGGAGAGGGGCTTGGTGCAGAGCTTTGAATGACGAATCGACGAAGTCTGGG TGCCCAGTGCAACTAATATTAGAAGAGGACGGCCTCGAGTCATCAGAACTGGTGGTTGGCCAAGTGTCCAGCTTCAAGAAGTCTGCTAGTCAGAAG GCTGCACGATGCAAGGTGGTCGGGGACAAGCTTCAGTTCTCCCTCAGTGCTTCACCATCAGCCATGTCTCCAGGAGATCCCTGTAGGTACAGCGTAAAGATATCTCCACTTGAACTGCAG TTGGACTTGCAGATGAGGGAGGCTGAAGGGCAGGTCCAGGTGGTCTGGGGGGTGTGCCATCTCGAGACTTGGGACCTGCAGCTCAGCCCCAGCTTCACACAG GACCATGCCACAGGCCCCGGTGTGGCTGCAGTAAAGGACAGGCTGAGACAGCTGCTGTGTGCGGTGCGTCCCTCCATTATGCTGAGTTGCAGGCCTGCTCAGGCCACAGAGGTCAAG GAGGCCCGTAACGAGGTGACATCACCGCCCAAGCCCCCCCGCGCTCACGACTGGAAGCTCCTGGTAAAGAATATCCGGGTAACGTGTAAGGAGCAGGAGGATGGTGCTGCAG GCAGTCTGAATCCCCTGTGTGTGCTGCAGCTAGATGACCCTCCACAGAAACTCTCCACTTCAGTCCTACAGAACACAGCCAGTCCAGCCTGGGACCAGCCCTTTATCTT TGAGCTGAATGGACGATCAAAAGAGCTGAAAATTCAGCTGCTTGATGATGGGAAACCGCAGGAGA ACTCCTTACTGGGTCAAGTGTCTGTGCCTTTTGATCTGGTGAAGAAGCAGCCCAAAGGACAGCAAACATTTACACTCATGACCAAAGATCAAGTGACAGGGTCACTTACTGCGGAG CTGACCTACCTGAAACCCAGTGAGGTGCGGTCGTGGCAGTCCCCTACTCCAGCCCCCACTAAGAGAGTGGAGATGGACCGCACGGTCATGCCCTGCGGTACTGTGGTCACCACAATCACTGCAGTGAAGAGTAAACCAGGTCGACCACTACTGCCTGGACTAAATATAACCCAGC AGACCCCCTCCAATCCTCCCAGCGGCACCAAGTCCAAGGTGTCAGGACGAAGGGTGTCGGGGCAGCCGTCCGTGCTGGGGATCATGGGGAGCAAGGCCTTGTCCTCCTCCGACACAGAACTACTCATGCTCAACGGGACCGACCCCGTGGCCGAGGCTGCCATCCGCCAACTCCACGAGTCCGCCAAGCAGAAGCTCAAGTCCCCGGTCAAGAAGAGCACCATCATCATCTCAGGAGTGACCAAG actcctctctctcaggATGATGAGATGGCTCTGATGGCGGGCTATGCTGCTGCGATGGATGCCTCTATGTCGGAGGGGGGATCTCAGGAGATCGCTGTGGCAACTGCATCAGTAGTAAAAGCCAGTAGCAAACCCCTGGAGGTGTCGTCAGACCCCCAGGAGGGCCCCAGTGGAGTGGCCCAGGCTCAAGCCCAGCAGGCCCCGGAGGACTTGGAGTGCCAAGCAGGACAGGGCACAGACCAAGATCCAGACAAAACCTCCATGTCACTATGCATCTCAGAGTCTGGATCCAAAAAGAGCAGAG GAGGCAGCTTCCTGCACAGGAGTGCCAAGCTGTTCTTCCGCCGACGCCGCCAGTGCAAAGACCCGGGGATGAGCCAGTCGCACAACGACCTGGTGTACTTGGAGCAGCCTGTGACTGTAGACCGGGAGAAACGCACGTCCACCTTCAGCCGGATGCTGAACCGCAAGCTGCTGCCCACGAGCAAGAGCACAGCCAACGGCTCCACCACCACCCAAACAGTGACACCCGTACCTACCCCAGGGGAGCAGCATGCAGCCTGA
- the LOC109892730 gene encoding autophagy-related protein 101: protein MNCRSEVLEVSVEGRQVDEAMLALLHTILLHRSTGKFHYKKEGTYSIGTVGTQDIDCDYIDFSFVRVSSDELDRVIRKAVGEFKDAMGNGTDGMGQISLEFYQKKKSRWPFSDECIPWEVWSIKVNVVNLANEQERQICREKVGEKLGEKVINIVEVINQHEYLPKMPTQSEVDNVFDTSLKDVQPYLYKITFQITDTLGTSVSTTMRRLIKDTLAL, encoded by the exons ATGAACTGCCGTTCGGAGGTTCTGGAGGTGTCGGTGGAGGGAAGACAGGTCGACGAGGCTATGCTGGCTCTGTTGCACACTATCCTATTGCATCGCAGCACTGGAAAATTTCACTACAAGAAAGAGGGCACCTACTCCATTGGCACTGTTGGCACACAGGACATTGACTGCGACTATATTGATTTCAGTTTTGTTCGTGTTTCTTCAGATGAGCTTGACAGGGTCATCAGGAAAGCAGTGGGCGAATTCAAG GATGCCATGGGAAACGGGACTGATGGAATGGGACAAATCTCACTGGAGTTCTACCAGAAAAAGAAGTCTCGCTGGCCTTTCTCTGATGAGTGTATTCCATGGGAGGTCTGGAGCATTAAGGTCAACGTCGTCAACCTGGCCAACGAGCAGGAGAGACAGATCTGCCGGGAGAAAGTGGGCGAGAAGCTGGGCGAGAAGGTGATCAACATTGTGGAGGTGATCAACCAGCACGAGTACCTACCCAAAATGCCCACACAGTCGGAAGTGGACAATGTGTTTGACACCAGCCTCAAAGACGTACAGCCTTACCTGTACAAAATCACTTTTCAGATCACTGATACGCTGGGCACCTCAGTAAGCACCACCATGAGAAGGCTGATAAAAGACACCTTAGCACTGTGA
- the LOC109892729 gene encoding C2 domain-containing protein 2 isoform X2: protein MLCKFEMRLYKNLAKLSFSPPPFKVQYFYSDLRIQMPEQNNAGSGEADVLLGWALSLNSWKSQWRGAWCRALNDESTKSGCPVQLILEEDGLESSELVVGQVSSFKKSASQKAARCKVVGDKLQFSLSASPSAMSPGDPCRYSVKISPLELQLDLQMREAEGQVQVVWGVCHLETWDLQLSPSFTQDHATGPGVAAVKDRLRQLLCAVRPSIMLSCRPAQATEVKEARNEVTSPPKPPRAHDWKLLVKNIRVTCKEQEDGAAGSLNPLCVLQLDDPPQKLSTSVLQNTASPAWDQPFIFELNGRSKELKIQLLDDGKPQENSLLGQVSVPFDLVKKQPKGQQTFTLMTKDQVTGSLTAELTYLKPSEVRSWQSPTPAPTKRVEMDRTVMPCGTVVTTITAVKSKPGRPLLPGLNITQQTPSNPPSGTKSKVSGRRVSGQPSVLGIMGSKALSSSDTELLMLNGTDPVAEAAIRQLHESAKQKLKSPVKKSTIIISGVTKTPLSQDDEMALMAGYAAAMDASMSEGGSQEIAVATASVVKASSKPLEVSSDPQEGPSGVAQAQAQQAPEDLECQAGQGTDQDPDKTSMSLCISESGSKKSRGGSFLHRSAKLFFRRRRQCKDPGMSQSHNDLVYLEQPVTVDREKRTSTFSRMLNRKLLPTSKSTANGSTTTQTVTPVPTPGEQHAA, encoded by the exons ATGCTCTGCAAGTTTGAGATGAGGCTTTATAAGAACCTCGCGAAATTATCATTTTCCCCTCCGCCGTTTAAAG TACAGTATTTTTACAGCGATCTACGGATACAGATGCCTGAGCAAAACAATGCTGGTTCTGGGGAAGCGGACGTTCTGTTGGGATGGGCACTTTCACTGAACAGTTGGAAAAGTCAATGGAGAGGGGCTTGGTGCAGAGCTTTGAATGACGAATCGACGAAGTCTGGG TGCCCAGTGCAACTAATATTAGAAGAGGACGGCCTCGAGTCATCAGAACTGGTGGTTGGCCAAGTGTCCAGCTTCAAGAAGTCTGCTAGTCAGAAG GCTGCACGATGCAAGGTGGTCGGGGACAAGCTTCAGTTCTCCCTCAGTGCTTCACCATCAGCCATGTCTCCAGGAGATCCCTGTAGGTACAGCGTAAAGATATCTCCACTTGAACTGCAG TTGGACTTGCAGATGAGGGAGGCTGAAGGGCAGGTCCAGGTGGTCTGGGGGGTGTGCCATCTCGAGACTTGGGACCTGCAGCTCAGCCCCAGCTTCACACAG GACCATGCCACAGGCCCCGGTGTGGCTGCAGTAAAGGACAGGCTGAGACAGCTGCTGTGTGCGGTGCGTCCCTCCATTATGCTGAGTTGCAGGCCTGCTCAGGCCACAGAGGTCAAG GAGGCCCGTAACGAGGTGACATCACCGCCCAAGCCCCCCCGCGCTCACGACTGGAAGCTCCTGGTAAAGAATATCCGGGTAACGTGTAAGGAGCAGGAGGATGGTGCTGCAG GCAGTCTGAATCCCCTGTGTGTGCTGCAGCTAGATGACCCTCCACAGAAACTCTCCACTTCAGTCCTACAGAACACAGCCAGTCCAGCCTGGGACCAGCCCTTTATCTT TGAGCTGAATGGACGATCAAAAGAGCTGAAAATTCAGCTGCTTGATGATGGGAAACCGCAGGAGA ACTCCTTACTGGGTCAAGTGTCTGTGCCTTTTGATCTGGTGAAGAAGCAGCCCAAAGGACAGCAAACATTTACACTCATGACCAAAGATCAAGTGACAGGGTCACTTACTGCGGAG CTGACCTACCTGAAACCCAGTGAGGTGCGGTCGTGGCAGTCCCCTACTCCAGCCCCCACTAAGAGAGTGGAGATGGACCGCACGGTCATGCCCTGCGGTACTGTGGTCACCACAATCACTGCAGTGAAGAGTAAACCAGGTCGACCACTACTGCCTGGACTAAATATAACCCAGC AGACCCCCTCCAATCCTCCCAGCGGCACCAAGTCCAAGGTGTCAGGACGAAGGGTGTCGGGGCAGCCGTCCGTGCTGGGGATCATGGGGAGCAAGGCCTTGTCCTCCTCCGACACAGAACTACTCATGCTCAACGGGACCGACCCCGTGGCCGAGGCTGCCATCCGCCAACTCCACGAGTCCGCCAAGCAGAAGCTCAAGTCCCCGGTCAAGAAGAGCACCATCATCATCTCAGGAGTGACCAAG actcctctctctcaggATGATGAGATGGCTCTGATGGCGGGCTATGCTGCTGCGATGGATGCCTCTATGTCGGAGGGGGGATCTCAGGAGATCGCTGTGGCAACTGCATCAGTAGTAAAAGCCAGTAGCAAACCCCTGGAGGTGTCGTCAGACCCCCAGGAGGGCCCCAGTGGAGTGGCCCAGGCTCAAGCCCAGCAGGCCCCGGAGGACTTGGAGTGCCAAGCAGGACAGGGCACAGACCAAGATCCAGACAAAACCTCCATGTCACTATGCATCTCAGAGTCTGGATCCAAAAAGAGCAGAG GAGGCAGCTTCCTGCACAGGAGTGCCAAGCTGTTCTTCCGCCGACGCCGCCAGTGCAAAGACCCGGGGATGAGCCAGTCGCACAACGACCTGGTGTACTTGGAGCAGCCTGTGACTGTAGACCGGGAGAAACGCACGTCCACCTTCAGCCGGATGCTGAACCGCAAGCTGCTGCCCACGAGCAAGAGCACAGCCAACGGCTCCACCACCACCCAAACAGTGACACCCGTACCTACCCCAGGGGAGCAGCATGCAGCCTGA